TAACAACTCTAACCCTTTTTTACCATACTCTAAATTTGCTAATGCTTGAGTTGCAATTGCTCCTACACCAGGCTTTAACCATGGAACAAAAGCACCAACAGCTAAGAATTTACAATAAATGTGGGCAGAAAGCCTTTAGGCGGGGATGAATACCCACAATATTTAAATAATACTCATAATTAAAATCCATTATGGCTCCAGAGCGAGCTGTCCGTGAGGACAGTTCTATCGAGGAGGAAATCGCGACTGTAAGAATGAAGATTTCCTCCTCAGCTCTGGAGCCATTAGCTGAAAAATACATGAAGGCAAAACGTTATGTCCTTCGTTGGTTGTATGAGAATAAAACAACTTCTCGTAAAGAAGTACACAATGCATTATATAAGGTACTAAGAGAGGAATATGGCCTACCATCAAAGCTTGCAATTGATTGTTATCGTGATGCTATAGCAACATACAAAGGATGGTTAAAGAACCCAAGAAGAGGAAGATTTCCAATAATGAAAAACATCTCCTTATGGTTAACACCAAAAGCAAGCTACACAATTGATCTCAAGAGCATGAAAGCAAAAATTCTTGGTCAAGAAGTTGAGATTGTGGGATATCCTCACAACCTGGATTTCTACAAGGATTGGGAGATTAAAGAAGCTAGGCTTGTTAAGAGGGCTGATGAGTGGTATCTACATGTGAAAATGGAAAAGAAGATGAAAATAGAAAGGGAAGTCAAAGGTCTTATAGCTGTTGATATTAACATGGATTTTATTACTTTAGGCAATGATAAGCAAGTAATCAAGATACCAACTAGGCTAGATGACGCATACCACTACAAGAAATTAGCTGAGGGATTACAGAGGAAATACCCTAAAAGATGGAAGGAGAACAAGAGGATTTTGAATAGGATAAGACACTTTCACATAAAGGCAAGTAATATTCTCACAGACTTTGCTAGGAAAGTTGGTAAGTGGGTTATTGATGAGGCTATTAAATTTAGTGCCAACTATGTAGTACTTGAGAGACTAAACAGAATGATTTCTCATGTCAAGGAGTTAAAGAGAGACTATAGAGACAAATTATACTTGATGCAGTATAACCGTATTCAATATTGGATTGAGTGGGAGGCAAGGAAACATGGTCTTAATGTGGTTTATGTTAATCCTAAGTATTCATCTATTACTTGTCCCAAATGCGGATCAAAAATGATTGAATCTGGTTATCGTATGCTTAAGTGTTAAAAGTGTGGTTTTGAGGATCATCGTGATTATATAGCCGTAATGAACTTGTATGGGAGGGGGTCTCTGACCCTCTCAACTGCCTCCCAAATGAGAGATGTAATCCCGAATCGATGAGGGGAACCTCCGCCTTAGGCGGAGGAAGTCAGTAGCAACACCAACTCCCCAAGCCTCCTCATTTGGATCATAAATGACTATTGAATACGTCATATTATATCCTCATAAGTTCTGATATAAAAAGGTATAATAGATATATCTAAAATTTATTAGGATATAATTGTAACTAATATTATGTATGACTGGTTTAAGGAGATGAGAAAAGAAAGCCCAGTTTACTATGATGGTAAAGCTTGGAATTTATTTAAGTATAGTGATTGCAAAATAGTTCTTAATGATCACAAAAGATTTTCCTCTAATTTAACTGGCTATAATGATAAGGTTGAGCAACTTAGATCTAATAGATTATTATTTGATATACCAACTAGATATACTATGTTAACTTCTGATCCTCCACTTCATGATGAGTTAAGAAGTATCGCTTCTGACGTTTTTACTCCATCTAACTTATCTATATATGAAGGATTGATAAGGGAAACTGTCACAAAATTACTTTCTGAAGTAGGTGAAGAGTTTGATGTAATGCAAAACTTAGCAATACCTTTACCTATAATAGTTATTTCTAAAATTCTAGGGATTGAAGCGGATTATAAAAAGATTAAAGATTGGTCAGATTTAGTGGCTTTGAGACTTGGTAAACCTAATGAGATTTTTTCTATTGGAAGAAAATATCTTGAACTAATAACTTATGCAAGAAGAGAAATTAAAAGCAGAGAAGGGAATAAGATAAAAGATTTAACTTCAAGAATAGCAAACTCCAATTTATCAGATATTGAGAAAGAAGGATATTTTATTCTTTTAATGATTGCTGGAAATGAAACAACAACTAATTTAATTGGGAATGCGATCGAAGATCTTACAATCTATGACTCATGGAATTATGTAAGAGAAAAAGGAGCAGTAAAAGCAGTAGAAGAAGTATTAAGATTTTCTCCCCCAGTAATGAGAACCATAAGATTAACCAAAGAGAAAGTTAAGATTAGAAATGAAGTTATTGATAGTAATGAACTTGTTAGAGTATGGATAGCCTCAGCTAATAGAGATGAAGAAGTGTTTAATAATCCAGATGCTTTTGAACCAGATAGAACTCCTAATCCTCATCTTAGCTTTGGGTCTGGTATACATCTTTGTTTAGGTGCCCCATTAGCAAGATTAGAGGCTAGAATAGCACTAGAGGAATTTTCTAAGAAATTTAAAGTTAAGGAAATAGTAGAGAAGGAAAAAATAGATAATGAAGTACTTAATGGTTATAAAAAATTGATAATACGCGTTAATAAATACTAGTAAGCATATTTTTTAATAATGAGGTTTATTTACTGTATTAAAGGGAATTATCTATTTCCATGCGACAAGCCAAAAAAGAATGAAGAATATTACATATTTGAGTATACTAAGGATCTTCAATTACTTATATCTAAGTGTAAAGGTGAACATTGTAATGAAATTGAAGTTCAATGCTTAAACTTAAAATTCGATTTGCTTGAAGCTTTAGTTGTAGAAGAAGAATTAAATAAGCTCTCTGCTTTTAGATCCTTTCTACAAAAGTATAATGCAAAAGTTTACTTCTTGGAGAACAATAGTGTACTTGAAGCTATAGTTAATCCTAAGCTTTTTTACTACAAGTACCTAGGTATTAATGATAACGAGATAAGGATGAAAACTATTAATGAACTTAAAAGATGGGTTTCAAGATTTTTATTCCTCGTTAACATCCTTGAAGATTTAAAAGTAATTAGATTCACTTCTCACTTAGATAGTCTTGATGGTAGATATGCTTTATGGATAAAAGAAAACTGTGAAGACCCAGCATTTACTTTAGTTACTGAAAAAGAAGGAGAAATAAAGATATGGTTAGGATATAAAGATTGTGATATTTTAATAAGAAATAGAGATGAAAGATGTTACAAAATAAATCAATAAAATATATTATTTTTTACGATTTATATTAATTTCGTTTTACCACTGAAATTTGATATAAGTAGATTTATAAGTTACTAATATACATGATTATTGATGAATAAGATAAATGAGTTAATAGATAAATCAAAATGGACTTACATACATACACTAATGTTTGCATCATTGGCTGTAGGTTTTTTTATGTGGGGAGTAATAGCTTCTATTGCTCCCTTGGTATATCCATCAATCAATAACGTACTTTTCCTTTTAACTCCAACATTTGCTACAATAGCTGGAAATTTAGTATTACCTTTCTTTTCAGATAAAAGATTAGGAAGGAAAACTACTTTTTTCATTACTATGAGCTTATACTCTATAGGTACATTATTCATAGTGCTTTCAGCTGTTTTAGCTGGTTTTAATAGTAATAATATGGCTAACATGCCTTATCTTGCTTTACTAGTTATTGGTATAATTTTAGGTGTATTAGGAGTTGAAGGAGAAGTGCCAGTTATGTTATCTTACACTGCTGAGATGATGCCGTTAGAGTATAGAGATCAAATGTTAGTTCTTGCACCTAATTTTGACAATATTGGCGCAATGATTGCTTCCCTCATTGGATACATTACTTACAATTTATCAAATTCATATGCAATAGAACTTATTTCTCTTTCAGCAGTAGCTATAATAGGAATAATAACTGCGATAATAATTAGACTGTTATTACCCGAATCTGTGAGATGGTTAACAACTAAAGGCTATATTACTAGAGCAGAAAAAGAAGCTGAAAAAATTGCAAAAGAAATATTAGAAATAAGAGAAAATGAGATAAACAGAAATTTAAGTTTAGGATTTAGATACGCATTTCTTGCAATTATTGGTATATCTCAATATCTAACTTATGGGTTAATGGCTTTTGTAGTAGCCGACTTTTACTTTACTGGCTCAACAGTAGACTTTATAGTGTTTATAGCAAACTTAGGTGCAAGCATAGCTGGGGTAATAGCTGGATTTATTATTAAGAAATTCAAGACTAGAATCTTTGCATTATTCTCATTTCTAGGTGGTACATTAAGTATGATACCAATAATCTTGCTAACATTTAATTTTAACATAGTAGCATTTTACATTTTACTTCTCATTAATATGCTATTTAGCGAATTTGGCTGGGCTACAAGAACAATTTACGAACCAACATTAATGCCAAGTAATTCAAGAGCCTTTATGATTGGTTTAATTAGATTAGCTCCAGTTATTGCTTATGCAGTATCTGTCTATACACTTGGCACCTATCTTTCGAATAACTTGTTATTATACTTAGTTTATAATACTGCACTTTGGGCAATAGGAGGAATAGCAACAATACTATGGTTTTATAAAGG
The nucleotide sequence above comes from Sulfurisphaera javensis. Encoded proteins:
- a CDS encoding MFS transporter; this encodes MNKINELIDKSKWTYIHTLMFASLAVGFFMWGVIASIAPLVYPSINNVLFLLTPTFATIAGNLVLPFFSDKRLGRKTTFFITMSLYSIGTLFIVLSAVLAGFNSNNMANMPYLALLVIGIILGVLGVEGEVPVMLSYTAEMMPLEYRDQMLVLAPNFDNIGAMIASLIGYITYNLSNSYAIELISLSAVAIIGIITAIIIRLLLPESVRWLTTKGYITRAEKEAEKIAKEILEIRENEINRNLSLGFRYAFLAIIGISQYLTYGLMAFVVADFYFTGSTVDFIVFIANLGASIAGVIAGFIIKKFKTRIFALFSFLGGTLSMIPIILLTFNFNIVAFYILLLINMLFSEFGWATRTIYEPTLMPSNSRAFMIGLIRLAPVIAYAVSVYTLGTYLSNNLLLYLVYNTALWAIGGIATILWFYKGVDVNYVSLEKLDLIRHQS
- a CDS encoding cytochrome P450; translated protein: MYDWFKEMRKESPVYYDGKAWNLFKYSDCKIVLNDHKRFSSNLTGYNDKVEQLRSNRLLFDIPTRYTMLTSDPPLHDELRSIASDVFTPSNLSIYEGLIRETVTKLLSEVGEEFDVMQNLAIPLPIIVISKILGIEADYKKIKDWSDLVALRLGKPNEIFSIGRKYLELITYARREIKSREGNKIKDLTSRIANSNLSDIEKEGYFILLMIAGNETTTNLIGNAIEDLTIYDSWNYVREKGAVKAVEEVLRFSPPVMRTIRLTKEKVKIRNEVIDSNELVRVWIASANRDEEVFNNPDAFEPDRTPNPHLSFGSGIHLCLGAPLARLEARIALEEFSKKFKVKEIVEKEKIDNEVLNGYKKLIIRVNKY